In one Campylobacter insulaenigrae NCTC 12927 genomic region, the following are encoded:
- the purS gene encoding phosphoribosylformylglycinamidine synthase subunit PurS — MKVVVNITLKNGVLDPQGKAIEKALHSLDFNNISNVKTSKQITFDIDKNDKNEVLKQTDTMCKELLANVVIEDYEIII; from the coding sequence ATGAAAGTTGTTGTAAATATTACTTTAAAAAATGGTGTATTAGATCCACAAGGTAAAGCTATAGAAAAAGCTTTACACTCTCTAGATTTTAACAATATCTCTAATGTCAAAACTTCCAAGCAAATTACTTTTGATATCGATAAAAATGATAAAAATGAAGTCTTAAAACAAACTGATACTATGTGTAAAGAGCTGCTTGCTAATGTTGTTATAGAAGACTATGAGATAATAATATGA
- the purQ gene encoding phosphoribosylformylglycinamidine synthase subunit PurQ — protein sequence MKIAIIRFPGTNCEFDTLFAFEKLGIQAEIIWHERQDFCADLIVIPGGFSYGDYLRCAAIAKLAPAMKTVQEHVKKGAYVLGICNGFQILLELGLLSGAMKHNNSLNFISKMQKLQVVSNDNVFLKNFKKDDIIELPIAHGEGNYFNTSDGLKKLEDKNLVLLRYIDNPNGSLNDIAGICDENKKVFGLMPHPERACDKILGSEVGLQLLQGFLNC from the coding sequence ATGAAGATAGCAATTATTCGTTTTCCTGGAACTAATTGTGAATTTGACACACTTTTTGCATTTGAAAAATTAGGAATTCAAGCTGAAATCATTTGGCATGAAAGACAAGATTTTTGTGCAGATTTAATTGTTATTCCAGGTGGATTTTCATACGGAGATTACTTAAGATGTGCAGCTATAGCAAAACTAGCTCCTGCTATGAAAACTGTTCAAGAACATGTAAAAAAAGGCGCTTATGTGCTTGGCATTTGCAATGGATTTCAAATTCTTTTAGAATTGGGGTTACTAAGCGGTGCTATGAAGCATAATAACAGTTTAAATTTTATTTCTAAAATGCAAAAATTACAGGTAGTATCCAATGATAATGTTTTTTTAAAGAATTTCAAAAAAGATGATATTATAGAACTTCCTATAGCTCATGGAGAAGGAAATTATTTTAATACTTCTGATGGTCTAAAAAAACTCGAAGATAAGAATTTAGTGTTATTAAGATATATTGATAATCCTAATGGTTCGCTTAATGATATAGCAGGAATTTGTGATGAAAATAAAAAAGTATTTGGCCTTATGCCTCATCCTGAAAGGGCATGTGATAAAATATTAGGTTCTGAGGTAGGACTTCAATTACTTCAAGGATTTTTAAATTGTTAA
- the mog gene encoding molybdopterin adenylyltransferase yields MVKIGILVLSDRASSGIYEDKSGIEIEKILNDYIQNEKKFYYELIPDEYDLIVEKLIYLADEIKCDLIFTTGGTGPALRDVTPEATEVVCDKILPGFGELMRLKSLEYVPTAILSRQSAGIRKKSLIINLPGNPKAIKECIDPIFPAIPYCVDLIGGSYIKNNEDKISVFRPKNKS; encoded by the coding sequence ATGGTAAAAATAGGAATATTGGTACTTTCAGATAGAGCCAGTAGTGGTATTTATGAAGATAAGTCAGGAATTGAAATTGAAAAAATATTGAATGATTATATACAAAATGAAAAAAAGTTTTATTATGAGTTGATTCCTGATGAATATGATTTGATTGTTGAGAAACTAATATATTTAGCAGATGAAATAAAATGCGATTTGATTTTTACTACTGGGGGAACTGGTCCTGCATTGCGAGATGTTACACCTGAAGCAACTGAAGTAGTATGCGATAAGATTCTTCCGGGTTTTGGTGAGCTGATGAGATTAAAAAGTCTAGAATATGTTCCAACAGCAATACTTTCTAGACAGAGTGCGGGGATTAGAAAAAAATCCTTAATTATTAATTTACCAGGAAATCCTAAAGCGATTAAAGAATGCATAGATCCTATTTTTCCTGCTATACCTTATTGTGTCGATTTAATAGGTGGATCTTATATTAAAAATAATGAAGACAAAATTTCAGTTTTTAGGCCTAAAAATAAATCTTAA
- a CDS encoding S41 family peptidase → MKTKRNIIIAASLCSLFAASFIFTNLQAKNTPSSEAEKKIEALSKLTRTMSIIEQYYVDDVNYTDLVDKSIAGLLTNLDAHSSFLNDKDYKELKEQTNGEFGGLGFTITQKDGAISVVAPIEGSPADKAGIKTDDIILRINNESTLGMTLNEAVSKMRGEPKTKVTLTIYRKGENKPFDVNLKRDIIKVDSVYSKTIEGENLLYIRVTNFDKNVVSEVSKAIKKHPKTKGIILDLRTNPGGILNQAVGLVNLFVDKGVIVSQKGKIESENTQFKAIADKKISDAPLVVLVNGGSASASEIVSGALQDFKRAIIVGEKTFGKGSVQLILPMDEKGNEGLRLTIAKYYLPSGRTIQAIGVNPDVEVFPGKVSKEENHGFEIKEADLKKHLQAELDKMGNESKKENKEDKNIINKEQINNDIQLKTAIDTIKILNITKGE, encoded by the coding sequence TTGAAAACAAAAAGAAATATTATCATTGCGGCAAGTTTATGCAGTTTATTTGCAGCTTCATTTATTTTTACAAATTTACAAGCTAAAAATACTCCCTCTAGCGAAGCTGAGAAAAAGATCGAAGCTTTATCTAAATTGACAAGAACTATGTCTATTATAGAACAATACTATGTTGATGATGTTAATTATACAGATTTAGTAGATAAATCAATTGCTGGATTGTTAACTAATTTAGATGCACATTCATCTTTTTTAAATGACAAGGATTATAAAGAATTAAAAGAACAAACCAATGGAGAATTTGGAGGATTAGGCTTTACTATCACTCAAAAAGATGGAGCAATCAGTGTCGTAGCACCAATAGAAGGTAGCCCTGCTGATAAAGCTGGTATAAAAACTGATGATATTATCTTAAGAATTAATAACGAATCAACATTAGGCATGACACTCAATGAGGCTGTATCAAAGATGCGAGGAGAACCTAAAACAAAAGTTACTCTAACCATTTACAGAAAAGGAGAAAATAAACCTTTTGATGTGAATCTTAAAAGAGATATTATTAAAGTTGATAGTGTTTATAGCAAAACAATAGAAGGTGAAAATTTACTTTATATTAGAGTAACAAATTTTGATAAAAATGTCGTTAGTGAAGTTAGTAAAGCTATAAAAAAACATCCTAAAACTAAGGGAATTATACTAGATCTTAGAACAAATCCTGGAGGAATTTTAAATCAAGCAGTGGGTTTAGTAAATCTGTTTGTAGATAAAGGTGTAATTGTTTCCCAAAAAGGAAAAATAGAAAGTGAGAATACCCAATTCAAAGCAATTGCAGATAAAAAAATATCTGATGCACCTTTGGTTGTACTTGTTAATGGAGGAAGTGCAAGTGCAAGTGAAATTGTAAGCGGAGCTTTGCAAGATTTTAAGCGTGCTATTATAGTTGGTGAAAAAACATTTGGGAAAGGAAGTGTTCAGCTTATTTTACCTATGGATGAAAAAGGTAACGAAGGTCTTAGACTCACTATAGCAAAATACTATCTTCCAAGCGGTAGAACAATTCAAGCAATAGGAGTTAATCCTGATGTAGAAGTTTTTCCTGGAAAAGTTAGCAAAGAAGAAAATCACGGTTTTGAAATCAAAGAAGCTGATTTAAAAAAACACTTGCAAGCTGAACTTGATAAAATGGGAAATGAAAGTAAAAAAGAAAACAAAGAAGATAAAAATATCATTAATAAAGAACAAATTAACAATGACATACAATTAAAAACAGCAATAGATACCATTAAAATTTTAAACATCACAAAAGGAGAATGA
- the crcB gene encoding fluoride efflux transporter CrcB, with protein MIYTLLAVGFGGFLGAIARILTTSICNKLFPHNFAYGTLMVNIIGSFLMGMFFSYINSKELNILLKSFLSTGFLGAFTTFSAFSYENLLFLQSENYFHFIVNTISHLSLCLLAVWLGYLIFK; from the coding sequence ATGATCTACACACTTTTAGCAGTAGGATTTGGTGGATTTTTAGGTGCCATAGCTAGAATTTTAACTACCAGTATTTGCAATAAGCTATTTCCGCACAATTTTGCATACGGGACCTTAATGGTAAATATCATTGGTTCCTTTTTAATGGGTATGTTTTTTTCTTATATAAATTCAAAAGAGTTAAATATTTTATTAAAAAGTTTTTTAAGCACAGGTTTTTTAGGAGCTTTTACAACTTTTTCAGCTTTTTCTTATGAAAATTTGTTATTTTTACAGAGTGAAAACTATTTTCACTTTATTGTAAATACCATTTCTCATCTGAGTCTTTGTTTGTTAGCAGTATGGCTTGGATATTTAATTTTTAAATAA
- a CDS encoding rhodanese-like domain-containing protein: MKNITISKEILDNYCIVDVRTPGEWESGTIDNAKLIMLCDNNGIINQNFLEEFKNNVDYKNNNIAFVCATGSRSKHTALMVEDALNIECTNLDGGMVALLSQGYEVKK; this comes from the coding sequence ATGAAAAATATAACTATCTCAAAAGAAATATTAGATAATTATTGTATTGTAGATGTAAGAACTCCTGGAGAATGGGAAAGTGGCACAATAGACAATGCAAAACTTATAATGCTGTGTGATAATAACGGCATTATAAATCAAAATTTTTTAGAAGAATTTAAAAACAATGTCGATTATAAAAACAATAATATAGCTTTCGTATGTGCAACTGGATCAAGAAGCAAACATACAGCTTTGATGGTGGAAGATGCTTTAAATATAGAATGTACCAATCTTGATGGAGGTATGGTAGCTCTTTTATCACAGGGCTATGAAGTTAAAAAATAA
- a CDS encoding ATP-dependent Clp protease ATP-binding subunit — protein sequence MANIQDFLTDTMVSNIESAISLAIHSKNNEIKPLHLLWALSVDSSSLLNQAFNKLNVSKEAVELEIKSKISNLPTSSNVNKDNIKFSNEFINSLEKAKGLALQNSDNYLAVDMWLISEVNNNTAIKDILAKFIDLNELKKELEYMRAGNKIDNKTSDETLDSLSKFGIDLTQKAINGELDPVIGREEEIQRLMQILIRKTKNNPILLGEPGVGKTAVVEALAQRIVKNDVPTTLQNKKLVVLDMSALIAGAKYRGEFEDRLKAVVKEVIKHKNIILFIDEIHTIVGAGASEGSMDAANILKPALARGELHTIGATTLKEYRKYFEKDAALQRRFQPIQVNEPNVNEALAMLRGVKEKLEIHHNVTINDSALVAAVKLSKRYIANRFLPDKAIDLIDEAAAELKMQIESEPNSLRKVRKDIESLEVENEALKMEKNEANFKRLEEIKKELANLKEEQAKLNSQFENEKNVFNMISQKKKDIDSLKNEAIFAKNKGDFQKAAEIEYGRIPECEKEVINLEDKWKQMTEEGVLLKNQVDEDLVAGILSKWTGISVQKMLTSEKQKFLHIQDYLKENVIGQDEALNALAKAIKRNKAGLNQANKPIGSFLFLGPTGVGKTESAKALARFLFDDEKAMIRFDMSEFMEKHSVSRLLGAPPGYIGHEEGGELTEAVRRKPYSVVLFDEVEKAHKDVFNILLGILDDGRATDSKGVVVDFTNTIIILTSNIGANLITTLKGQEKDSALKVALKEFFRPEFLNRLDDIITFNPLGIKEAEMIVKLLFKSLQKNLENRGIKIHLSLEATKFIAQVGFDEEFGARPLKRALYDLVEDKLSDMILADELNEGDELIIDLYNNELNILKNKQA from the coding sequence ATGGCAAATATACAAGATTTTTTAACTGATACCATGGTATCAAATATAGAAAGTGCAATATCATTAGCTATACATAGTAAAAATAATGAAATAAAACCTTTGCATTTATTATGGGCTTTAAGTGTTGATAGCTCTAGTTTATTAAATCAAGCATTTAATAAATTAAATGTTTCTAAAGAAGCTGTTGAATTGGAAATTAAAAGTAAAATTTCAAATTTACCAACTAGCTCAAATGTTAATAAAGATAATATTAAATTTTCTAATGAATTCATAAATTCATTAGAAAAAGCTAAAGGTTTAGCTTTACAAAATAGTGATAATTATCTTGCTGTTGATATGTGGCTAATATCAGAAGTTAATAACAATACTGCCATAAAAGATATATTAGCCAAATTTATAGATTTGAATGAATTGAAAAAAGAATTAGAATATATGCGTGCTGGTAATAAGATTGATAATAAAACAAGTGATGAGACATTAGATTCTTTGTCTAAATTTGGTATAGACTTAACACAAAAGGCCATAAATGGAGAACTTGATCCTGTAATAGGAAGAGAAGAAGAAATTCAGCGTTTGATGCAAATTTTAATTAGAAAAACAAAAAATAATCCTATTTTACTAGGAGAACCTGGAGTTGGAAAAACTGCCGTTGTAGAAGCTTTAGCGCAAAGAATCGTAAAAAATGATGTGCCAACCACTTTGCAAAATAAAAAACTTGTAGTACTAGATATGAGTGCATTAATAGCTGGAGCAAAATATAGAGGAGAATTTGAGGATAGATTAAAAGCTGTTGTAAAAGAAGTAATTAAACATAAAAATATAATTTTATTTATAGATGAAATTCACACTATAGTTGGTGCTGGAGCTAGCGAGGGAAGTATGGACGCAGCAAATATACTAAAACCAGCTTTAGCAAGAGGAGAACTGCATACTATAGGAGCTACAACTTTGAAAGAATATAGAAAATATTTTGAAAAAGATGCTGCGTTGCAAAGAAGATTTCAACCAATACAAGTGAATGAGCCTAATGTAAATGAAGCTTTAGCTATGTTGCGAGGTGTAAAAGAAAAGCTTGAAATTCATCATAATGTTACCATTAATGATAGTGCTTTGGTAGCAGCTGTTAAATTATCTAAACGCTATATAGCAAATAGATTTTTACCTGATAAAGCAATAGATTTAATAGATGAAGCAGCAGCTGAGCTTAAAATGCAAATAGAAAGCGAGCCTAATTCTTTAAGAAAAGTGAGAAAAGACATAGAGAGTTTAGAGGTGGAGAATGAAGCTTTAAAAATGGAAAAAAATGAAGCTAATTTCAAAAGATTAGAAGAAATTAAAAAAGAGTTAGCAAATTTAAAAGAAGAGCAAGCTAAACTTAATTCTCAATTTGAAAATGAAAAAAATGTTTTTAATATGATCAGTCAGAAGAAAAAAGATATTGACAGCTTAAAAAATGAGGCAATTTTTGCTAAAAACAAAGGAGATTTTCAAAAAGCAGCTGAAATTGAATACGGAAGAATACCAGAATGTGAAAAAGAGGTGATAAATTTAGAAGATAAATGGAAACAAATGACCGAAGAAGGAGTTTTATTAAAAAATCAAGTAGATGAAGATTTAGTTGCTGGAATTTTAAGTAAATGGACAGGTATTAGTGTGCAAAAAATGCTTACTTCTGAAAAACAAAAATTTCTTCATATACAAGATTATTTAAAGGAAAATGTTATCGGGCAAGATGAGGCTTTAAATGCTTTGGCAAAAGCAATAAAACGCAACAAGGCAGGACTTAATCAGGCAAATAAACCTATAGGTAGTTTTTTGTTTTTAGGACCAACTGGTGTGGGCAAAACAGAAAGTGCCAAAGCTTTAGCTAGGTTTTTGTTTGATGATGAAAAGGCTATGATACGTTTTGATATGAGTGAATTTATGGAAAAGCATAGTGTATCTAGACTTTTAGGAGCTCCTCCAGGATATATTGGGCATGAAGAAGGCGGTGAATTAACAGAAGCTGTGCGTAGAAAACCATATAGTGTAGTTTTGTTTGATGAAGTAGAAAAGGCTCATAAAGATGTTTTTAATATACTTTTAGGAATTTTAGATGATGGTAGAGCTACTGATAGCAAGGGTGTTGTAGTTGATTTTACTAATACAATTATTATACTTACTTCAAATATAGGTGCAAATTTAATCACTACTTTGAAGGGGCAAGAAAAAGATAGTGCATTAAAAGTTGCCTTAAAAGAATTTTTTAGACCTGAATTTTTAAATCGCTTAGATGATATTATAACTTTTAATCCTTTAGGGATAAAAGAAGCTGAAATGATAGTTAAACTTTTATTTAAATCTTTGCAAAAAAATCTTGAGAACAGGGGTATTAAGATACATTTAAGTTTAGAGGCAACTAAATTCATAGCGCAAGTTGGATTTGATGAGGAATTTGGCGCTAGACCATTGAAGCGTGCTTTGTATGATTTAGTTGAAGATAAATTAAGTGATATGATTTTAGCTGATGAATTAAATGAAGGTGATGAACTAATCATTGATTTATATAATAATGAGCTTAATATTCTCAAAAATAAGCAAGCATAA
- the htpG gene encoding molecular chaperone HtpG, with protein sequence MQFQTEVNQLLQLMIHSLYSNKEIFLRELISNASDALDKLSYLSVSDDTYKKLKFEPKIQIHFNQEKKTLSISDNGIGMNKEDLINHLGTIAKSGTKSFLENLSGDVKKDSQLIGQFGVGFYSAFMVADKIEVLSKKALDDKAYLWISDANGYEIEDSTKEEQGTTIILHLKDEEFLNSYRLENIIEKYSNHIQFPIFMEKEEILPLEEGEKEPKKELKNTQINTASALWRQNKANLKPDDYEKFYEQNFHDSNKPVLYIHTKAEGSIEYNSLFFIPSQAPFDLYRVDYKSGLKLYVKRVFISDDDKELLPTYLRFVRGIIDVEDLPLNVSREILQENKILKNVQEASVKKILAELKKFKEKNKEAYLKFYENFGKVLKEGLYGFGENKDAIAKLLYFKNSNKEDLIDLQEYKQNLSEGQNEIFYITGKNEKILRNSPLLESYKQKNINVLLLDEEIDTIVMPMMNEFEGLKFSAINHLANEEVSDEQKAEFAPLLIKIKEILKDEVEEVKLSQRLSQSPSCIVYDQNKPDFAMQQILKQMGQEQQVKPILEINPNHEILKALEDNDSLITQIAHILLNMAKLSEGMGIDNPSNFNEALNTIISKALNK encoded by the coding sequence ATGCAATTTCAAACTGAAGTTAATCAACTTTTACAACTAATGATTCATTCTTTATACTCGAATAAAGAAATTTTTCTAAGAGAACTTATTTCAAATGCAAGTGACGCTTTAGATAAGTTAAGTTATTTAAGTGTTAGTGATGATACATATAAAAAACTAAAATTTGAACCAAAAATTCAAATTCATTTCAATCAAGAGAAAAAAACTTTAAGCATTAGCGATAATGGCATTGGTATGAATAAAGAAGATTTAATTAATCATCTGGGTACTATTGCAAAAAGCGGCACCAAAAGTTTTTTAGAAAATTTAAGTGGTGATGTAAAAAAAGATTCGCAACTAATAGGTCAATTTGGTGTTGGATTTTATTCAGCATTTATGGTGGCTGATAAAATTGAAGTTTTAAGTAAAAAAGCATTAGATGATAAAGCTTATCTTTGGATTTCTGATGCAAATGGATATGAAATCGAAGACTCAACAAAAGAAGAACAAGGTACAACTATCATTTTACATTTAAAAGACGAGGAGTTTTTAAATTCTTATCGTCTAGAAAATATAATTGAAAAATACTCAAATCATATTCAATTTCCAATTTTTATGGAAAAAGAAGAAATTTTACCCTTAGAAGAAGGCGAAAAAGAACCTAAAAAAGAGTTAAAAAATACTCAAATTAATACTGCTAGTGCCCTATGGAGACAAAATAAAGCAAATTTAAAACCTGATGATTATGAAAAATTTTATGAACAAAATTTTCATGACTCCAATAAACCTGTTTTATATATTCATACTAAAGCAGAAGGTTCTATAGAATATAATTCTTTGTTTTTTATTCCTTCTCAAGCTCCATTTGATTTATATAGAGTTGATTATAAAAGTGGTTTGAAGCTTTATGTAAAACGTGTATTTATAAGTGATGATGATAAAGAGTTATTACCAACTTATTTAAGATTTGTACGCGGCATTATCGATGTAGAAGATTTACCGCTAAATGTCAGTCGCGAGATATTACAAGAAAACAAGATTCTAAAAAATGTTCAAGAAGCGAGTGTTAAAAAAATTTTAGCTGAACTTAAAAAATTTAAAGAAAAGAATAAAGAAGCTTATCTGAAATTTTACGAAAATTTTGGAAAAGTACTAAAGGAAGGATTATATGGTTTTGGTGAAAATAAAGATGCAATTGCTAAACTTTTATATTTTAAAAATTCAAACAAAGAAGATTTGATAGATCTTCAAGAATATAAACAAAATCTTTCAGAAGGACAAAATGAAATTTTCTATATTACAGGTAAAAATGAAAAAATTCTAAGAAATTCCCCGCTTCTAGAGAGTTATAAACAAAAAAATATCAATGTTTTATTATTAGATGAAGAAATTGACACTATAGTGATGCCTATGATGAACGAATTTGAAGGATTAAAATTTAGTGCGATTAATCATTTAGCAAACGAAGAAGTGAGCGACGAACAAAAGGCTGAATTTGCTCCATTGCTCATTAAAATTAAAGAAATATTAAAAGATGAAGTTGAAGAAGTAAAATTAAGTCAAAGACTTTCTCAAAGTCCAAGCTGTATTGTATATGATCAAAACAAACCTGATTTTGCTATGCAACAAATTCTTAAACAAATGGGACAAGAGCAACAAGTAAAACCTATATTAGAAATTAATCCTAATCATGAAATATTAAAAGCTCTTGAAGACAACGATAGCTTAATAACTCAAATAGCTCATATACTTTTAAATATGGCAAAATTAAGTGAAGGTATGGGTATCGATAATCCTAGTAATTTCAATGAAGCACTCAACACAATTATCTCAAAGGCTTTAAATAAATGA
- a CDS encoding lysophospholipid acyltransferase family protein — MKIWQRIKALFFWIEFVFSIAILCILFLLFQSQEKIWRLRKYWAKIQRYVINCKIIPIGSIHPQTNLLLINHQSLLDIVVLEDLSPKNISWIAKKELGEIPIFKTIIKKPKIICIDRSPKGLIKLLKEAKQRLNEGRILAIFPEGTRSKTKQLLKFKIGAKILSDKLNLKVQPIVIVDSAKVLDTKTFCAKGGELKIIFLDLIDTSKENWLEEARSIMQKTLDEQRQI, encoded by the coding sequence ATGAAGATTTGGCAAAGAATTAAAGCCCTATTTTTCTGGATAGAATTTGTTTTTTCCATTGCAATATTATGTATATTATTTTTATTATTTCAATCTCAAGAAAAAATATGGAGATTAAGAAAATATTGGGCAAAAATACAAAGATATGTTATTAATTGTAAAATAATCCCTATTGGATCAATTCATCCACAAACTAATTTACTTTTAATTAATCATCAAAGTCTACTTGACATAGTAGTTTTAGAGGATTTAAGTCCTAAGAATATTTCTTGGATAGCAAAAAAAGAGCTTGGAGAAATTCCCATTTTTAAAACTATCATAAAAAAACCGAAAATTATTTGTATAGATAGAAGCCCAAAAGGATTAATTAAACTACTAAAAGAGGCAAAACAAAGATTAAATGAAGGTAGAATTCTAGCAATTTTTCCAGAAGGAACAAGATCAAAAACAAAACAACTTTTAAAATTTAAAATTGGTGCGAAAATTTTAAGTGATAAATTAAATTTAAAAGTTCAACCGATAGTTATTGTTGATTCTGCTAAAGTTTTAGATACAAAAACTTTTTGCGCTAAAGGCGGTGAATTAAAAATTATTTTTTTAGATTTAATTGACACAAGTAAAGAAAATTGGCTAGAAGAAGCAAGAAGTATTATGCAAAAAACACTTGATGAGCAAAGACAGATATGA
- a CDS encoding [NiFe] hydrogenase, small subunit produces the protein MSDLDIFNRRLDELEKLPLLKNEISISKALEQSGFSRRDFMKWAGAMTAFLALPASFTPVVARAAELSDRLPVIWLHMAECTGCSESLLRSDAPSIDSLIFDHISLEYHETIMNAAGWQAEHNLQSAMEKYKGRYILMVEGGIPTGNTENFLTIGPHGKTGKQIALEACDNALAIFAIGTCSSFGGIQAARPNPSNAVSLNKITKKTVINVPGCPPSEKNIVGNVIHYILYQTLPALDAYNRPKWAYGLRIHDLCERRGRFDAGEFVQQFGDEGAKKGYCLYKVGCKGPYTFNNCSRERFNQHTSWPIQAGHGCIGCSEPDFWDTMGPFEEVMAGRLFDTVYGLGADNISDKIGIGVLCVTGVAVAAHAVIASLEKNKD, from the coding sequence ATGAGTGATTTAGATATTTTTAATCGCCGTTTAGATGAATTAGAAAAACTTCCTCTTTTGAAAAATGAGATTTCCATATCTAAAGCTTTAGAACAATCTGGTTTTTCAAGAAGAGATTTTATGAAATGGGCCGGTGCTATGACGGCCTTTTTGGCTTTGCCTGCTAGTTTTACTCCAGTGGTTGCAAGGGCGGCAGAGCTTAGTGATAGACTTCCTGTAATTTGGCTTCATATGGCAGAATGCACAGGCTGTTCTGAGAGTTTATTAAGAAGTGATGCGCCAAGTATTGATAGTTTAATTTTTGATCATATTTCTTTAGAATATCATGAAACTATTATGAATGCTGCTGGTTGGCAAGCTGAACACAATCTTCAATCAGCTATGGAAAAATATAAAGGTAGATATATTTTAATGGTTGAAGGTGGAATTCCAACGGGAAATACAGAAAACTTTTTAACTATAGGACCACATGGTAAAACAGGAAAACAAATAGCCTTAGAAGCCTGTGATAATGCTTTAGCTATTTTTGCTATAGGTACATGTTCGTCTTTTGGTGGTATTCAGGCAGCGAGGCCTAATCCTAGTAATGCAGTAAGTTTAAATAAAATTACAAAAAAAACAGTAATTAATGTTCCTGGTTGTCCACCAAGTGAAAAAAATATAGTGGGCAATGTGATTCATTACATATTATATCAAACATTACCTGCACTTGATGCGTATAATCGTCCAAAATGGGCCTATGGACTTAGAATTCATGATCTTTGTGAAAGAAGAGGTCGTTTTGATGCTGGTGAATTTGTGCAACAATTTGGTGATGAAGGTGCAAAAAAAGGATATTGTTTATATAAAGTTGGCTGTAAGGGACCATATACTTTTAATAATTGCTCAAGAGAAAGATTTAATCAGCATACTTCTTGGCCTATACAGGCAGGACATGGATGTATAGGATGCTCAGAACCTGATTTTTGGGATACAATGGGACCTTTTGAAGAAGTTATGGCTGGAAGGTTATTTGATACCGTATATGGCTTAGGTGCTGATAATATTTCAGATAAGATTGGTATAGGGGTATTGTGTGTAACTGGCGTCGCAGTTGCTGCTCATGCTGTTATTGCTTCATTGGAAAAAAATAAGGATTAA
- the purC gene encoding phosphoribosylaminoimidazolesuccinocarboxamide synthase, whose product MAKKLNLLYEGKGKKMFNTDDDNLLITEFKDDLTAFNAEKKGSEAGKGALNCKISTEIFHLLEKEGIKTHLVETISEKEQVVKKCQIIPIEVITRNVATGSLTKRLGIQEGTILPFSVVEFCYKNDELGDPLINDEHCLILNLVKNEKDLELIKKIARQINTILVNFFNSKGLRLIDFKLEFGIDSDGNMILADEISPDSCRFWDSKTNEKLDKDRFRQDLGNVKMAYEEVLKRILS is encoded by the coding sequence ATGGCAAAAAAATTAAATCTTCTATATGAAGGAAAAGGCAAAAAAATGTTTAATACTGATGATGATAATCTTCTCATCACAGAATTTAAAGATGATCTTACTGCTTTTAATGCTGAAAAAAAAGGTAGTGAAGCAGGAAAAGGTGCATTAAATTGTAAGATTAGCACTGAAATCTTTCATCTTTTAGAAAAAGAAGGCATTAAAACGCATTTGGTTGAGACCATTAGTGAAAAAGAACAAGTTGTAAAAAAATGTCAGATTATTCCTATTGAAGTTATTACAAGAAATGTTGCAACTGGATCTCTTACTAAGAGATTGGGAATTCAAGAGGGGACAATTTTGCCGTTTTCGGTAGTAGAATTTTGTTACAAAAACGATGAGTTAGGAGATCCTCTTATCAATGATGAACACTGTTTAATTTTAAATTTAGTGAAAAATGAAAAAGATTTAGAACTCATCAAAAAAATAGCAAGACAAATTAACACTATTTTAGTTAATTTTTTTAATTCCAAAGGATTGAGACTTATTGATTTTAAATTGGAATTTGGAATTGACAGTGATGGAAATATGATTTTAGCTGATGAAATTAGTCCTGATAGTTGTAGATTTTGGGATAGTAAAACTAATGAAAAATTAGATAAAGATCGTTTTAGACAAGATCTTGGAAATGTAAAAATGGCATATGAAGAAGTATTAAAAAGAATTTTAAGTTAG